A portion of the Maniola hyperantus chromosome 24, iAphHyp1.2, whole genome shotgun sequence genome contains these proteins:
- the LOC117993401 gene encoding uncharacterized protein isoform X1, with product MSNVVTSQPRQEAKINSKELPTSDKNCERCHEDDDQCCFVYFYSLYCSQCRCSGCCNEEKQKRQIPERRGENYFYTSEQRPQRHRVNNYDRSDYDIMFDDDTDITRGFLYDKNGLIHTYSDHRQSDVPVYGEATDTLMSPSEGRAHLGDNIGNRDHFGSGHHHVVHSEGEGHRVASVCHSGSEGLSEEQFKLGGRSRDNNGDGGRSGGECPSPSGEGYSWGHSESRGYLGGHSVGGNDPDMNCWNRDDSACKSEGNNAGGDTNGDCARGDTGGDYGGGDTGGDNGGGDTGGDCGGGDTGGDCGGGDTGGDCGGGDTGGDCGGGDTGGGDTGGDCGGGDTGGDYGGGDTGADYGGGDTGGGGVY from the exons ATGTCGAACGTCGTGACGTCGCAGCCAAGACAAGAGGCAAAGATTAATTCAAAAGAACTGCCAACATCCGATAAAAATTGTGAGAGGTGTCACGAAGACGACGACCAATGTTGCTTCGTTTACTTCTACTCGTTATACTGTAGTCAATGCCGCTGTTCTGGCTGCTGTAATGAGGAAAAACAAAAAAGACAGATACCTGAAAGGCGTGGCgagaattatttttatactagtgAGCAGAGACCTCAACGGCATAGAGTGAATAATTATGATCGTAGTGATTATGATATTATGTTTGACGATGATACAGACATAACAAGAGGCTTTTTATACGATAAAAATGgtttaatacatacatacagcgACCATAGGCAAAGTGACGTTCCCGTATATGGTGAAGCTACTGACACTTTAATGAGTCCTTCTGAAGGCAGAGCTCATTTGGGTGATAATATTGGCAATCGAGATCATTTTGGGAGCGGACATCACCACGTGGTACATTCTGAAGGTGAAGGTCACAGAGTTGCTAGTGTATGTCATTCTGGAAGTGAAGGTCTCTCAGAAGAACAATTTAAACTTGGAGGTCGCTCGCGCGATAATAATGGCGATGGAGGTCGTTCAGGGGGCGAATGTCCCTCACCCAGTGGTGAAGGTTACTCTTGGGGGCATTCTGAAAGTAGGGGTTATTTAGGTGGTCATTCGGTGGGTGGGAATGATCCAGATATGAATTGTTGGAACAGAGATGACTCTGCTTGTAAAAGTGAAGGTAATAATGCAGGAGGTGACACTAATGGTGACTGTGCACGAGGCGATACTGGGGGTGACTATGGAGGAGGTGACACTGGGGGTGACAATGGAGGAGGTGACACTGGGGGTGATTGTGGCGGCGGCGACACTGGGGGTGACTGTGGAGGAGGTGACACTGGGGGTGATTGTGGAGGGGGCGATACTGGAGGTGACTGTGGAGGAGGTGACACTGGAG GTGGTGACACTGGGGGTGATTGTGGAGGAGGCGACACTGGGGGTGATTATGGAGGCGGTGACACTGGGGCTGATTATGGAGGCGGTGACACTGGAGGTGGCGGAGTTTATTAG
- the LOC117993401 gene encoding uncharacterized protein isoform X2 gives MSNVVTSQPRQEAKINSKELPTSDKNCERCHEDDDQCCFVYFYSLYCSQCRCSGCCNEEKQKRQIPERRGENYFYTSEQRPQRHRVNNYDRSDYDIMFDDDTDITRGFLYDKNGLIHTYSDHRQSDVPVYGEATDTLMSPSEGRAHLGDNIGNRDHFGSGHHHVVHSEGEGHRVASVCHSGSEGLSEEQFKLGGRSRDNNGDGGRSGGECPSPSGEGYSWGHSESRGYLGGHSVGGNDPDMNCWNRDDSACKSEGNNAGGDTNGDCARGDTGGDYGGGDTGGDNGGGDTGGDCGGGDTGGDCGGGDCGGGGDD, from the exons ATGTCGAACGTCGTGACGTCGCAGCCAAGACAAGAGGCAAAGATTAATTCAAAAGAACTGCCAACATCCGATAAAAATTGTGAGAGGTGTCACGAAGACGACGACCAATGTTGCTTCGTTTACTTCTACTCGTTATACTGTAGTCAATGCCGCTGTTCTGGCTGCTGTAATGAGGAAAAACAAAAAAGACAGATACCTGAAAGGCGTGGCgagaattatttttatactagtgAGCAGAGACCTCAACGGCATAGAGTGAATAATTATGATCGTAGTGATTATGATATTATGTTTGACGATGATACAGACATAACAAGAGGCTTTTTATACGATAAAAATGgtttaatacatacatacagcgACCATAGGCAAAGTGACGTTCCCGTATATGGTGAAGCTACTGACACTTTAATGAGTCCTTCTGAAGGCAGAGCTCATTTGGGTGATAATATTGGCAATCGAGATCATTTTGGGAGCGGACATCACCACGTGGTACATTCTGAAGGTGAAGGTCACAGAGTTGCTAGTGTATGTCATTCTGGAAGTGAAGGTCTCTCAGAAGAACAATTTAAACTTGGAGGTCGCTCGCGCGATAATAATGGCGATGGAGGTCGTTCAGGGGGCGAATGTCCCTCACCCAGTGGTGAAGGTTACTCTTGGGGGCATTCTGAAAGTAGGGGTTATTTAGGTGGTCATTCGGTGGGTGGGAATGATCCAGATATGAATTGTTGGAACAGAGATGACTCTGCTTGTAAAAGTGAAGGTAATAATGCAGGAGGTGACACTAATGGTGACTGTGCACGAGGCGATACTGGGGGTGACTATGGAGGAGGTGACACTGGGGGTGACAATGGAGGAGGTGACACTGGGGGTGATTGTGGCGGCGGCGACACTGGGGGTGACTGTGGAGGAG GTGATTGTGGGGGTGGCGGAGACGATTAA